In Mycobacterium tuberculosis H37Rv, a single window of DNA contains:
- a CDS encoding ferredoxin, with translation MKVRLDPSRCVGHAQCYAVDPDLFPIDDSGNSILAEHEVRPEDMQLTRDGVAACPEMALILEEDDAD, from the coding sequence GTGAAAGTCCGTCTCGATCCATCGAGATGCGTGGGTCATGCGCAGTGCTATGCCGTCGATCCGGACCTGTTCCCGATCGACGACTCGGGCAACTCGATCCTGGCAGAGCACGAGGTGCGGCCCGAGGACATGCAGCTGACCAGAGACGGTGTGGCCGCTTGCCCCGAAATGGCGCTCATCCTCGAGGAGGACGACGCGGACTGA
- the PPE25 gene encoding PPE family protein PPE25 (Member of the Mycobacterium tuberculosis PPE protein family) — translation MDFGALPPEINSGRMYCGPGSGPMLAAAAAWDGVAVELGLAATGYASVIAELTGAPWVGAASLSMVAAATPYVAWLSQAAARAEQAGMQAAAAAAAYEAAFVMTVPPPVITANRVLVMTLIATNFFGQNSAAIAVAEAQYAEMWAQDAVAMYGYAAASASASRLIPFAAPPKTTNSAGVVAQVAAVAAMPGLLQRLSSAASVSWSNPNDWWLVRLLGSITPTERTTIVRLLGQSYFATGMAQFFASIAQQLTFGPGGTTAGSGGAWYPTPQFAGLGASRAVSASLARANKIGALSVPPSWVKTTALTESPVAHAVSANPTVGSSHGPHGLLRGLPLGSRITRRSGAFAHRYGFRHSVVARPPSAG, via the coding sequence TTGGACTTCGGGGCGTTACCGCCGGAGATCAATTCGGGCCGTATGTATTGCGGTCCGGGGTCGGGGCCGATGCTGGCTGCGGCCGCGGCCTGGGACGGGGTGGCCGTGGAGTTGGGGTTGGCTGCGACCGGTTATGCGTCGGTGATAGCCGAGCTGACCGGTGCGCCGTGGGTGGGTGCGGCGTCGTTGTCGATGGTGGCGGCGGCCACGCCGTATGTGGCCTGGCTGAGCCAAGCCGCGGCGCGGGCCGAGCAGGCGGGGATGCAGGCCGCGGCGGCCGCGGCGGCTTATGAGGCCGCTTTTGTGATGACGGTGCCGCCGCCGGTGATTACGGCGAATCGGGTTTTGGTGATGACGCTGATTGCGACCAATTTTTTCGGTCAGAACTCGGCGGCGATCGCGGTCGCTGAGGCGCAGTACGCCGAAATGTGGGCGCAAGACGCCGTTGCTATGTATGGCTATGCGGCTGCGTCGGCGAGCGCGTCGCGGTTGATTCCGTTCGCGGCGCCGCCGAAGACCACCAACTCCGCTGGGGTGGTCGCACAGGTGGCTGCGGTCGCGGCGATGCCTGGACTGCTGCAACGACTTTCGTCGGCTGCATCGGTCAGCTGGTCGAATCCCAATGATTGGTGGCTCGTGCGGTTGCTGGGCTCGATTACCCCCACGGAAAGGACGACGATCGTTCGTTTGCTCGGTCAGTCGTACTTCGCGACGGGCATGGCGCAGTTCTTCGCCTCGATCGCACAGCAGCTGACCTTCGGCCCAGGGGGCACAACGGCTGGCTCCGGCGGAGCCTGGTACCCAACGCCGCAATTCGCCGGCCTGGGTGCAAGCCGGGCGGTGTCGGCGAGTTTGGCGCGGGCCAACAAGATTGGGGCTCTGTCGGTTCCGCCGAGCTGGGTCAAAACGACTGCACTGACCGAAAGCCCGGTCGCCCACGCGGTGAGCGCCAACCCTACCGTCGGTTCGTCACACGGACCGCATGGCCTGCTCCGCGGACTGCCGCTAGGGTCGCGGATCACTCGGCGTAGCGGCGCCTTTGCCCACCGATATGGGTTCCGTCACAGTGTGGTTGCCCGCCCGCCATCGGCCGGATAA
- the PE18 gene encoding PE family protein PE18 (Member of the Mycobacterium tuberculosis PE family, PGRS subfamily of ala-, gly-rich proteins) encodes MSFVTTQPEALAAAAGSLQGIGSALNAQNAAAATPTTGVVPAAADEVSALTAAQFAAHAQIYQAVSAQAAAIHEMFVNTLQMSSGSYAATEAANAAAAG; translated from the coding sequence ATGTCGTTTGTGACTACCCAACCAGAAGCACTGGCGGCGGCGGCCGGCAGTCTGCAGGGAATCGGCTCCGCATTGAACGCCCAGAATGCGGCTGCGGCGACTCCCACGACGGGGGTGGTCCCGGCGGCCGCCGATGAAGTGTCGGCGCTGACGGCGGCTCAGTTCGCGGCACACGCCCAGATCTATCAGGCCGTCAGCGCCCAGGCCGCGGCGATTCACGAGATGTTCGTCAACACTCTACAGATGAGCTCAGGGTCGTATGCTGCTACCGAGGCCGCCAACGCGGCCGCGGCCGGCTAG
- the PPE26 gene encoding PPE family protein PPE26 (Member of the Mycobacterium tuberculosis PPE protein family) has protein sequence MDFGALPPEVNSVRMYAGPGSAPMVAAASAWNGLAAELSSAATGYETVITQLSSEGWLGPASAAMAEAVAPYVAWMSAAAAQAEQAATQARAAAAAFEAAFAATVPPPLIAANRASLMQLISTNVFGQNTSAIAAAEAQYGEMWAQDSAAMYAYAGSSASASAVTPFSTPPQIANPTAQGTQAAAVATAAGTAQSTLTEMITGLPNALQSLTSPLLQSSNGPLSWLWQILFGTPNFPTSISALLTDLQPYASFFYNTEGLPYFSIGMGNNFIQSAKTLGLIGSAAPAAVAAAGDAAKGLPGLGGMLGGGPVAAGLGNAASVGKLSVPPVWSGPLPGSVTPGAAPLPVSTVSAAPEAAPGSLLGGLPLAGAGGAGAGPRYGFRPTVMARPPFAG, from the coding sequence ATGGATTTTGGGGCGTTGCCGCCGGAGGTCAATTCGGTGCGGATGTATGCCGGTCCTGGCTCGGCACCAATGGTCGCTGCGGCGTCGGCCTGGAACGGGTTGGCCGCGGAGCTGAGTTCGGCGGCCACCGGTTATGAGACGGTGATCACTCAGCTCAGCAGTGAGGGGTGGCTAGGTCCGGCGTCAGCGGCGATGGCCGAGGCAGTTGCGCCGTATGTGGCGTGGATGAGTGCCGCTGCGGCGCAAGCCGAGCAGGCGGCCACACAGGCCAGGGCCGCCGCGGCCGCTTTTGAGGCGGCGTTTGCCGCGACGGTGCCTCCGCCGTTGATCGCGGCCAACCGGGCTTCGTTGATGCAGCTGATCTCGACGAATGTCTTTGGTCAGAACACCTCGGCGATCGCGGCCGCCGAAGCTCAGTACGGCGAGATGTGGGCCCAAGACTCCGCGGCGATGTATGCCTACGCGGGCAGTTCGGCGAGCGCCTCGGCGGTCACGCCGTTTAGCACGCCGCCGCAGATTGCCAACCCGACCGCTCAGGGTACGCAGGCCGCGGCCGTGGCCACCGCCGCCGGTACCGCCCAGTCGACGCTGACGGAGATGATCACCGGGCTACCCAACGCGCTGCAAAGCCTCACCTCACCTCTGTTGCAGTCGTCTAACGGTCCGCTGTCGTGGCTGTGGCAGATCTTGTTCGGCACGCCCAATTTCCCCACCTCAATTTCGGCACTGCTGACCGACCTGCAGCCCTACGCGAGCTTCTTCTATAACACCGAGGGCCTGCCGTACTTCAGCATCGGCATGGGCAACAACTTCATTCAGTCGGCCAAGACCCTGGGATTGATCGGCTCGGCGGCACCGGCTGCGGTCGCGGCTGCTGGGGATGCCGCCAAGGGCTTGCCTGGACTGGGCGGGATGCTCGGTGGCGGGCCGGTGGCGGCGGGTCTGGGCAATGCGGCTTCGGTTGGCAAGCTGTCGGTGCCGCCGGTGTGGAGTGGACCGTTGCCCGGGTCGGTGACTCCGGGGGCTGCTCCGCTACCGGTGAGTACGGTCAGTGCCGCCCCGGAGGCGGCGCCCGGAAGCCTGTTGGGCGGCCTGCCGCTAGCTGGTGCGGGCGGGGCCGGCGCGGGTCCACGCTACGGATTCCGTCCCACCGTCATGGCTCGCCCACCCTTCGCCGGATAG
- the PPE27 gene encoding PPE family protein PPE27 (Member of the Mycobacterium tuberculosis PPE protein family), which yields MDFGALPPEINSGRMYCGPGSGPMLAAAAAWDGVAVELGLAATGYASVIAELTGAPWVGAASLSMVAAATPYVAWLSQAAARAEQAGMQAAAAAAAYEAAFVMTVPPPVITANRVLVMTLIATNFFGQNSAAIAVAEAQYAEMWAQDAVAMYGYAAASASASRLIPFAAPPKTTNSAGVVAQAVASVSWPNPNDWWLVRLLGSITPTERTTIVRLLGQSYLATGMARFLTSIAQQLTFGPGGTTAGSGGAWYPTPQFAGLGAGPAVSASLARAEPVGRLSVPPSWAVAAPAFAEKPEAGTPMSVIGEASSCGQGGLLRGIPLARAGRRTGAFAHRYGFRHSVITRSPSAG from the coding sequence ATGGACTTCGGGGCGTTACCGCCGGAGATCAATTCGGGCCGTATGTATTGCGGTCCGGGGTCGGGGCCGATGCTGGCTGCGGCCGCGGCCTGGGACGGGGTGGCCGTGGAGTTGGGGTTGGCTGCGACCGGTTATGCGTCGGTGATAGCCGAGCTGACCGGTGCGCCGTGGGTGGGTGCGGCGTCGTTGTCGATGGTGGCGGCGGCCACGCCGTATGTGGCCTGGCTGAGCCAAGCCGCGGCGCGGGCCGAGCAGGCGGGGATGCAGGCCGCGGCGGCCGCGGCGGCTTATGAGGCCGCTTTTGTGATGACGGTGCCGCCGCCGGTGATTACGGCGAATCGGGTTTTGGTGATGACGCTGATTGCGACCAATTTTTTCGGTCAGAACTCGGCGGCGATCGCGGTCGCTGAGGCGCAGTACGCCGAAATGTGGGCGCAAGACGCCGTTGCTATGTATGGCTATGCGGCTGCGTCGGCGAGCGCGTCGCGGTTGATTCCGTTCGCGGCGCCGCCGAAGACCACCAACTCCGCTGGGGTGGTCGCACAGGCGGTTGCGTCGGTCAGCTGGCCGAATCCCAATGATTGGTGGCTCGTGCGGTTGCTGGGCTCGATTACCCCCACGGAAAGGACGACGATCGTTCGTTTGCTCGGTCAGTCGTACTTGGCGACGGGCATGGCGCGGTTTCTTACCTCGATCGCACAGCAGCTGACCTTCGGCCCAGGGGGCACAACGGCTGGCTCCGGCGGAGCCTGGTACCCAACGCCACAATTCGCCGGCCTGGGTGCAGGCCCGGCGGTGTCGGCGAGTTTGGCGCGGGCGGAGCCGGTCGGGAGGTTGTCGGTGCCGCCAAGTTGGGCCGTCGCGGCTCCGGCCTTCGCGGAGAAGCCTGAGGCGGGCACGCCGATGTCCGTCATCGGCGAAGCGTCCAGCTGCGGTCAGGGAGGCCTGCTTCGAGGCATACCGCTGGCGAGAGCGGGGCGGCGTACGGGCGCCTTCGCTCACCGATACGGGTTCCGCCACAGCGTGATTACCCGGTCTCCGTCGGCGGGATAG
- the PE19 gene encoding PE family protein PE19 (Member of the Mycobacterium tuberculosis PE family, PGRS subfamily of ala-, gly-rich proteins), translating into MSFVTTQPEALAAAAANLQGIGTTMNAQNAAAAAPTTGVVPAAADEVSALTAAQFAAHAQMYQTVSAQAAAIHEMFVNTLVASSGSYAATEAANAAAAG; encoded by the coding sequence ATGTCGTTCGTGACCACACAGCCGGAAGCCCTGGCAGCTGCGGCGGCGAACCTACAGGGTATTGGCACGACAATGAACGCCCAGAACGCGGCCGCGGCTGCTCCAACCACCGGAGTAGTGCCCGCAGCCGCCGATGAAGTATCAGCGCTGACCGCGGCTCAGTTTGCTGCGCACGCGCAGATGTACCAAACGGTCAGCGCCCAGGCCGCGGCCATTCACGAAATGTTCGTGAACACGCTGGTGGCCAGTTCTGGCTCATACGCGGCCACCGAGGCGGCCAACGCAGCCGCTGCCGGCTGA
- the esxN gene encoding ESAT-6 like protein EsxN, whose protein sequence is MTINYQFGDVDAHGAMIRAQAASLEAEHQAIVRDVLAAGDFWGGAGSVACQEFITQLGRNFQVIYEQANAHGQKVQAAGNNMAQTDSAVGSSWA, encoded by the coding sequence ATGACGATTAATTACCAGTTCGGGGACGTCGACGCTCATGGCGCCATGATCCGCGCTCAGGCGGCGTCGCTTGAGGCGGAGCATCAGGCCATCGTTCGTGATGTGTTGGCCGCGGGTGACTTTTGGGGCGGCGCCGGTTCGGTGGCTTGCCAGGAGTTCATTACCCAGTTGGGCCGTAACTTCCAGGTGATCTACGAGCAGGCCAACGCCCACGGGCAGAAGGTGCAGGCTGCCGGCAACAACATGGCGCAAACCGACAGCGCCGTCGGCTCCAGCTGGGCCTAA
- a CDS encoding hypothetical protein (A core mycobacterial gene; conserved in mycobacterial strains (See Marmiesse et al., 2004 PMID:14766927).), whose translation MDQQSTRTDITVNVDGFWMLQALLDIRHVAPELRCRPYVSTDSNDWLNEHPGMAVMREQGIVVNDAVNEQVAARMKVLAAPDLEVVALLSRGKLLYGVIDDENQPPGSRDIPDNEFRVVLARRGQHWVSAVRVGNDITVDDVTVSDSASIAALVMDGLESIHHADPAAINAVNVPMEEMLEATKSWQESGFNVFSGGDLRRMGISAATVAALGQALSDPAAEVAVYARQYRDDAKGPSASVLSLKDGSGGRIALYQQARTAGSGEAWLAICPATPQLVQVGVKTVLDTLPYGEWKTHSRV comes from the coding sequence ATGGATCAACAGAGTACCCGCACCGACATCACCGTCAACGTCGACGGCTTCTGGATGCTTCAGGCGCTACTGGATATCCGCCACGTTGCGCCTGAGTTACGTTGCCGGCCGTACGTCTCCACCGATTCCAATGACTGGCTAAACGAGCACCCGGGGATGGCGGTCATGCGCGAGCAGGGCATTGTCGTCAACGACGCGGTCAACGAACAGGTCGCTGCCCGGATGAAGGTGCTTGCCGCACCTGATCTTGAAGTCGTCGCCCTGCTGTCACGCGGCAAGTTGCTGTACGGGGTCATAGACGACGAGAACCAGCCGCCGGGTTCGCGTGACATCCCTGACAATGAGTTCCGGGTGGTGTTGGCCCGGCGAGGCCAGCACTGGGTGTCGGCGGTACGGGTTGGCAATGACATCACCGTCGATGACGTGACGGTCTCGGATAGCGCCTCGATCGCCGCACTGGTAATGGACGGTCTGGAGTCGATTCACCACGCCGACCCAGCCGCGATCAACGCGGTCAACGTGCCAATGGAGGAGATGCTAGAGGCAACGAAGTCGTGGCAGGAATCGGGGTTTAACGTCTTCTCCGGCGGAGATCTGCGCCGAATGGGCATCAGTGCCGCGACGGTGGCCGCGCTGGGGCAGGCGTTGTCGGATCCCGCGGCCGAGGTCGCAGTGTATGCGCGACAGTACCGAGACGACGCCAAGGGCCCCAGCGCCTCGGTGTTGTCGCTGAAAGACGGCTCCGGTGGACGCATCGCGCTGTATCAGCAGGCGCGAACGGCAGGTTCCGGCGAGGCGTGGCTGGCTATCTGCCCGGCTACCCCGCAGTTGGTGCAAGTAGGAGTGAAGACCGTTTTGGATACACTGCCCTACGGCGAGTGGAAAACACACAGCAGAGTATGA
- the eccD5 gene encoding ESX-5 type VII secretion system protein EccD: MTAVADAPQADIEGVASPQAVVVGVMAGEGVQIGVLLDANAPVSVMTDPLLKVVNSRLRELGEAPLEATGRGRWALCLVDGAPLRATQSLTEQDVYDGDRLWIRFIADTERRSQVIEHISTAVASDLSKRFARIDPIVAVQVGASMVATGVVLATGVLGWWRWHHNTWLTTIYTAVIGVLVLAVAMLLLMRAKTDADRRVADIMLMSAIMPVTVAAAAAPPGPVGSPQAVLGFGVLTVAAALALRFTGRRLGIYTTIVIIGALTMLAALARMVAATSAVTLLSSLLLICVVAYHAAPALSRRLAGIRLPVFPSATSRWVFEARPDLPTTVVVSGGSAPVLEGPSSVRDVLLQAERARSFLSGLLTGLGVMVVVCMTSLCDPHTGQRWLPLILAGFTSGFLLLRGRSYVDRWQSITLAGTAVIIAAAVCVRYALELSSPLAVSIVAAILVLLPAAGMAAAAHVPHTIYSPLFRKFVEWIEYLCLMPIFPLALWLMNVYAAIRYR, from the coding sequence ATGACCGCAGTAGCTGACGCACCTCAGGCTGACATTGAGGGTGTGGCATCGCCCCAGGCTGTCGTCGTGGGCGTCATGGCCGGCGAAGGCGTCCAGATCGGCGTCCTGCTGGATGCCAACGCCCCAGTTTCGGTGATGACCGACCCGCTGCTGAAAGTGGTTAATAGTCGGCTCAGAGAGCTCGGTGAGGCTCCACTGGAAGCCACTGGACGCGGCCGATGGGCGCTGTGTCTGGTGGACGGCGCGCCGTTGCGTGCTACCCAGTCGCTGACCGAACAAGACGTCTATGACGGCGACCGGCTGTGGATTCGGTTCATCGCAGACACCGAACGTCGCTCCCAAGTCATCGAACATATCTCCACCGCAGTCGCCTCGGATCTCAGCAAGCGGTTCGCCAGGATCGACCCGATCGTTGCTGTGCAGGTCGGGGCGTCGATGGTGGCGACCGGGGTTGTTCTTGCCACCGGGGTGCTCGGCTGGTGGCGCTGGCATCACAACACCTGGTTGACCACCATCTACACCGCGGTGATTGGTGTGCTGGTGCTGGCGGTCGCCATGTTGCTGTTGATGCGTGCCAAGACGGACGCGGATCGACGCGTCGCCGACATCATGCTGATGAGCGCGATCATGCCCGTGACGGTGGCGGCGGCAGCGGCCCCGCCCGGCCCGGTGGGCTCCCCGCAGGCCGTGTTGGGCTTCGGAGTGCTGACCGTCGCTGCGGCCCTGGCCCTGCGGTTCACCGGTCGCCGCCTGGGGATTTACACCACAATCGTCATCATCGGTGCGCTGACAATGCTTGCAGCCTTGGCGCGGATGGTCGCGGCCACAAGCGCGGTGACGCTGTTGTCGTCCTTGTTGTTGATTTGCGTAGTGGCCTACCACGCGGCGCCGGCACTGTCTCGGCGGCTGGCCGGCATCCGACTGCCGGTGTTCCCGTCCGCCACCAGCCGGTGGGTCTTCGAGGCTCGGCCCGACCTACCGACCACCGTGGTGGTGTCCGGTGGCAGCGCACCGGTCTTGGAAGGGCCGTCATCGGTGCGTGATGTGCTGCTGCAAGCTGAGCGCGCTCGGTCGTTCTTGAGCGGCCTGCTAACGGGACTTGGCGTGATGGTGGTGGTGTGCATGACATCGTTGTGCGACCCGCACACCGGGCAACGTTGGCTGCCGCTGATACTGGCCGGATTTACCTCGGGCTTCCTGCTGTTGCGGGGCCGCTCCTACGTCGACCGTTGGCAGTCGATTACCCTGGCCGGAACTGCGGTGATCATCGCTGCTGCGGTGTGTGTGCGGTACGCGCTGGAATTGTCCTCGCCGTTGGCTGTGTCCATTGTCGCCGCGATCCTGGTGCTGCTGCCGGCGGCGGGCATGGCAGCTGCTGCACATGTGCCCCACACCATCTACAGTCCGCTATTCCGCAAGTTTGTGGAATGGATTGAATACCTCTGCCTGATGCCGATCTTCCCGCTGGCGTTGTGGTTGATGAACGTCTATGCAGCGATTCGGTACCGGTAG
- the mycP5 gene encoding membrane-anchored mycosin MycP (serine protease (subtilisin-like protease) (subtilase-like) (mycosin-5)), translated as MQRFGTGSSRSWCGRAGTATIAAVLLASGALTGLPPAYAISPPTIDPGALPPDGPPGPLAPMKQNAYCTEVGVLPGTDFQLQPKYMEMLNLNEAWQFGRGDGVKVAVIDTGVTPHPRLPRLIPGGDYVMAGGDGLSDCDAHGTLVASMIAAVPANGAVPLPSVPRRPVTIPTTETPPPPQTVTLSPVPPQTVTVIPAPPPEEGVPPGAPVPGPEPPPAPGPQPPAVDRGGGTVTVPSYSGGRKIAPIDNPRNPHPSAPSPALGPPPDAFSGIAPGVEIISIRQSSQAFGLKDPYTGDEDPQTAQKIDNVETMARAIVHAANMGASVINISDVMCMSARNVIDQRALGAAVHYAAVDKDAVIVAAAGDGSKKDCKQNPIFDPLQPDDPRAWNAVTTVVTPSWFHDYVLTVGAVDANGQPLSKMSIAGPWVSISAPGTDVVGLSPRDDGLINAIDGPDNSLLVPAGTSFSAAIVSGVAALVRAKFPELSAYQIINRLIHTARPPARGVDNQVGYGVVDPVAALTWDVPKGPAEPPKQLSAPLVVPQPPAPRDMVPIWVAAGGLAGALLIGGAVFGTATLMRRSRKQQ; from the coding sequence ATGCAGCGATTCGGTACCGGTAGCAGCAGGTCGTGGTGTGGTCGCGCGGGTACCGCGACCATTGCCGCAGTCTTGCTAGCTTCGGGCGCGCTGACCGGCCTTCCGCCAGCGTATGCAATTTCGCCTCCGACGATCGATCCGGGCGCGCTGCCACCCGACGGGCCGCCCGGACCGCTGGCGCCCATGAAGCAGAACGCCTACTGCACCGAGGTCGGGGTCTTGCCCGGCACCGACTTTCAGCTGCAGCCAAAATATATGGAGATGCTGAACCTGAACGAGGCTTGGCAGTTCGGCCGCGGCGACGGTGTGAAGGTCGCTGTCATCGACACGGGTGTGACTCCACATCCCCGGTTGCCGCGTCTGATCCCTGGCGGCGACTACGTGATGGCCGGTGGCGACGGTCTGTCGGACTGCGACGCCCACGGCACCCTGGTGGCGTCGATGATCGCGGCGGTTCCGGCGAACGGGGCGGTACCGCTGCCGTCGGTACCGCGCAGGCCGGTCACCATTCCCACGACCGAAACGCCGCCGCCGCCACAGACGGTGACCCTTTCACCGGTACCGCCGCAGACCGTGACCGTGATTCCGGCTCCACCTCCCGAGGAAGGAGTTCCGCCGGGCGCACCGGTGCCAGGACCGGAGCCGCCGCCGGCTCCTGGTCCACAGCCGCCGGCCGTGGACCGCGGTGGCGGCACGGTGACAGTACCCAGCTACTCCGGGGGCCGCAAGATAGCCCCGATCGACAACCCGCGTAATCCGCACCCGAGTGCGCCATCGCCAGCGCTGGGACCACCGCCGGACGCGTTCAGTGGGATCGCCCCCGGTGTCGAGATAATCTCCATCCGCCAGTCAAGCCAGGCCTTCGGCCTTAAGGACCCTTACACTGGGGACGAAGACCCGCAGACGGCGCAAAAGATCGACAACGTCGAGACAATGGCGCGCGCGATCGTGCATGCTGCCAACATGGGTGCTTCGGTGATCAATATCTCCGATGTGATGTGCATGAGTGCTCGTAATGTCATCGACCAGCGTGCACTGGGTGCCGCGGTGCACTACGCCGCGGTCGACAAGGACGCGGTCATCGTGGCTGCAGCGGGCGACGGCAGCAAGAAGGACTGTAAGCAGAACCCGATTTTTGATCCCTTGCAGCCCGACGATCCACGCGCTTGGAACGCGGTCACCACGGTGGTGACACCCTCGTGGTTCCACGACTACGTCCTGACGGTCGGAGCGGTTGACGCCAACGGTCAACCGCTCAGCAAAATGAGTATCGCGGGACCCTGGGTCTCCATTTCGGCGCCGGGAACCGACGTCGTCGGACTCTCGCCCCGTGACGACGGCCTGATCAATGCGATTGACGGCCCGGATAATTCGTTGCTGGTTCCGGCTGGCACCAGTTTTTCCGCCGCGATCGTGTCCGGGGTGGCTGCGCTGGTACGTGCTAAGTTCCCCGAATTGTCGGCGTACCAAATCATCAATCGGCTGATTCATACCGCCCGGCCACCCGCTCGCGGCGTCGACAACCAGGTCGGCTACGGTGTGGTCGACCCAGTGGCAGCACTGACTTGGGATGTGCCCAAAGGCCCGGCCGAGCCGCCCAAGCAGCTGTCAGCGCCGTTGGTGGTGCCGCAGCCGCCCGCCCCCCGCGATATGGTGCCGATATGGGTGGCCGCCGGGGGATTGGCCGGGGCACTATTGATAGGCGGTGCGGTGTTCGGTACCGCGACCTTGATGCGGCGATCACGGAAGCAGCAATGA
- the eccE5 gene encoding ESX-5 type VII secretion system protein EccE (A core mycobacterial gene; conserved in mycobacterial strains (See Marmiesse et al., 2004 PMID:14766927).), which produces MKAQRSFGLALSWPRVTAVFLVDVLILAVASHCPDSWQADHHVAWWVGVGVAAVVTLLSVVSYHGITVISGLATWVRDWSADPGTTLGAGCTPAIDHQRRFGRDTVGVREYNGRLVSVIEVTCGESGPSGRHWHRKSPVPMLPVVAVADGLRQFDIHLDGIDIVSVLVRGGVDAAKASASLQEWEPQGWKSEERAGDRTVADRRRTWLVLRMNPQRNVAAVACRDSLASTLVAATERLVQDLDGQSCAARPVTADELTEVDSAVLADLEPTWSRPGWRHLKHFNGYATSFWVTPSDITSETLDELCLPDSPEVGTTVVTVRLTTRVGSPALSAWVRYHSDTRLPKEVAAGLNRLTGRQLAAVRASLPAPTHRPLLVIPSRNLRDHDELVLPVGQELEHATSSFVGQ; this is translated from the coding sequence ATGAAGGCTCAGCGCAGCTTCGGGTTGGCGTTGTCGTGGCCGCGGGTGACCGCGGTGTTTCTGGTGGATGTCCTGATCTTGGCGGTGGCCAGTCATTGCCCGGATTCCTGGCAGGCCGATCATCATGTGGCGTGGTGGGTCGGCGTCGGCGTGGCGGCCGTAGTGACGTTACTGTCGGTGGTCAGTTACCACGGCATCACGGTGATTTCGGGTTTGGCGACGTGGGTGCGGGATTGGTCGGCGGATCCGGGCACGACACTGGGTGCGGGGTGCACTCCGGCAATCGACCACCAGCGCCGTTTTGGGCGTGACACGGTAGGGGTGCGTGAGTATAACGGCCGGCTGGTCTCGGTGATCGAGGTCACCTGCGGTGAGAGCGGCCCGTCGGGTCGGCATTGGCACCGGAAATCGCCGGTACCCATGTTGCCGGTGGTCGCGGTCGCCGATGGTTTGCGCCAGTTCGACATTCACCTCGATGGCATCGACATCGTGTCGGTGCTGGTGCGGGGCGGGGTTGATGCTGCTAAAGCTTCGGCCTCGCTGCAGGAGTGGGAGCCGCAGGGCTGGAAATCCGAAGAACGAGCCGGTGATCGCACTGTCGCCGATCGGCGCCGCACCTGGTTGGTGTTACGGATGAATCCGCAGCGAAATGTGGCTGCGGTGGCGTGTCGTGACTCGTTGGCGTCGACGCTGGTGGCAGCCACCGAGCGGTTGGTCCAGGATCTGGATGGGCAAAGTTGTGCGGCCCGGCCGGTGACGGCCGATGAGCTGACCGAGGTCGACAGCGCCGTGTTGGCTGACTTGGAACCGACATGGAGTCGCCCCGGTTGGCGTCACCTCAAGCATTTCAATGGTTATGCGACCAGTTTTTGGGTTACGCCGTCAGACATCACGTCGGAGACCTTGGATGAGCTGTGTCTGCCAGATAGCCCCGAAGTCGGGACGACCGTGGTCACGGTGCGTCTGACCACTCGGGTCGGGTCGCCCGCGCTATCGGCATGGGTGCGTTATCACAGCGACACGCGCCTGCCCAAGGAGGTAGCGGCCGGACTCAACCGGCTCACCGGTCGCCAGTTGGCCGCGGTGCGTGCCAGCCTGCCGGCCCCGACGCACCGTCCACTCCTGGTCATCCCCAGTCGGAACCTGCGTGACCACGACGAGCTCGTGCTGCCGGTGGGCCAGGAACTCGAGCACGCGACAAGCTCGTTTGTGGGGCAATGA